A stretch of Pygocentrus nattereri isolate fPygNat1 chromosome 8, fPygNat1.pri, whole genome shotgun sequence DNA encodes these proteins:
- the cnga2a gene encoding cyclic nucleotide gated channel subunit alpha 2a, which produces MTGQVLEESTDLTAHRLSVKTSMEEDSERADSTLSRGPSICDDTSSELQRVATLEPRGLNSRNSFRGRGALSRLVSMVVTLREWAHKSLQEEEERPDSFLERFRGPELRMAPSRISSNRPDQHNSDSGIKTKKKSDTFILAPADDFYYHWLLVIATAVLYNWCLLVARACFDELQTNNYIVWLVLDYLSDLVYILDTCVRLRTGFLEQGLLVKDLKKLRDTYIRTLQFKLDLLSIVPTDLAYIATGIHVPELRFNRLMRFSRMFEFFDRTETRTSYPNTFRISNLVLYILVIIHWNACIYFAISKSLGFGSDQWVYPNMSDPEFGTLTREYVYCLYWSTLTLTTIGEMPAPVRDEEYLFVIFDFLVGVLIFATIVGNVGSMISNMNATRAEFQARIDAIKHYMQFRKVSKELEARVIKWFDYLWTNKKAIDEQEVLKNLPNKLRAEIAINVHLETLKKVRIFQDCEAGLLVELVLKLRPQVFSPGDYICRKGDIGKEMYIIKEGRLAVVADDGVTQFALLTSGSCFGEISILNIKGSKMGNRRTANIRSIGYSDLFCLSKDDLMEAVMEYPDAKKVLEERGREILRKEGLLEDLRAGGLTGEQMEEKVERLEASLDTLQTRFARLMGEYTATQQRLKQRLTALESRMQHSGSGFLSDGNESTIDGDGTHSEVNIQL; this is translated from the exons ATGACGGGCCAAGTGCTGGAGGAGAGCACAGACCTCACAGCCCACAGGCTCTCAGTGAAGACCTCAATGGAGGAGGATTCTGAGAGAGCAGACAGCACGCTGAGCCG TGGGCCGTCTATATGTGACGACACATCCTCGGAACTGCAGCGGGTGGCCACGCTTGAGCCTCGTGGCCTGAACTCGCGGAACTCCTTCCGTGGAAGAGGAGCCCTATCACG GTTGGTGAGTATGGTGGTGACACTCCGGGAATGGGCCCATAAGAGTCTccaggaagaggaggagagaccAGACTCTTTCCTGGAGCGTTTCCGTGGGCCCGAGCTCCGCATGGCTCCTAGCCGCATCAGCAGCAACAGACCGGACCAGCACAACTCGGACAGCGGCATCAAAACCAA GAAGAAGTCGGATACGTTCATCCTTGCGCCAGCAGATGACTTCTACTACCACTGGCTGCTTGTCATTGCCACAGCTGTACTGTACAACTGGTGCCTCCTGGTGGCCAG GGCCTGCTTTGATGAGCTTCAAACCAACAACTACATTGTGTGGCTGGTTCTGGATTACCTCTCTGATCTTGTCTACATACTGGACACCTGTGTGAGACTAAGAACAG GTTTCCTGGAGCAGGGTCTACTGGTGAAGGACCTCAAAAAGTTAAGAGATACTTACATCCGTACCCTCCAGTTTAAGTTAGACCTCCTGTCCATCGTTCCCACAGACTTGGCCTACATTGCTACTGGCATCCACGTGCCGGAGCTGCGCTTCAATCGCCTGATGCGCTTCTCCCGAATGTTTGAATTCTTCGACCGCACAGAAACTCGCACAAGCTACCCGAACACTTTTCGCATCAGCAACCTGGTGCTCTACATCCTGGTCATCATCCACTGGAATGCCTGCATCTACTTCGCCATCTCAAAGTCTCTTGGCTTCGGCTCAGACCAGTGGGTCTACCCTAACATGTCTGACCCGGAGTTTGGCACCCTGACAAGAGAATACGTCTACTGTCTCTACTGGTCCACCCTCACACTCACCACAATAGGGGAAATGCCCGCGCCAGTGCGTGATGAGGAGTACCTCTTTGTGATCTTTGACTTCCTAGTTGGCGTGCTTATCTTTGCCACCATTGTTGGCAACGTGGGATCCATGATATCCAACATGAATGCCACCCGTGCCGAGTTCCAGGCCCGTATCGACGCCATCAAGCACTACATGCAGTTCCGCAAGGTCAGCAAAGAGCTGGAGGCTCGGGTCATTAAATGGTTTGACTACCTGTGGACCAACAAGAAAGCCATTGACGAGCAAGAGGTGCTCAAGAACCTTCCCAACAAGCTGCGGGCAGAAATCGCTATCAACGTGCACCTGGAGACTCTGAAGAAGGTGCGGATCTTCCAGGACTGCGAAGCCGGCCTCTTGGTGGAGCTCGTTCTCAAGCTGCGGCCTCAGGTCTTCAGCCCTGGCGACTACATTTGCCGGAAAGGTGATATCGGTAAGGAGATGTACATCATCAAGGAGGGTCGGCTGGCCGTGGTGGCCGATGATGGGGTGACACAATTTGCCCTCTTGACTTCTGGCAGCTGCTTCGGTGAGATCAGCATCCTCAACATCAAAGGCAGCAAAATGGGCAACCGCCGCACAGCCAACATCCGAAGCATCGGCTACTCAGACCTCTTCTGCCTGTCCAAGGACGACTTGATGGAAGCTGTGATGGAATACCCTGATGCCAAGAAGGTGCTGGAGGAGAGGGGCCGGGAGATCCTCCGGAAGGAGGGCCTGCTCGAAGATCTGAGGGCAGGAGGGCTTACGGGGGAACAGATGGAGGAGAAAGTGGAACGGCTGGAGGCGTCCCTGGATACACTGCAGACCCGCTTCGCCCGGCTGATGGGGGAATACACGGCCACACAACAGAGGCTCAAGCAGAGGCTGACTGCACTGGAGAGCAGGATGCAGCACTCTGGAAGCGGATTTCTGTCCGATGGCAATGAGAGCACTATCGATGGTGATGGCACTCACAGTGAGGTCAACATTCAGCTATGA
- the nup62l gene encoding nucleoporin 62 like: MSFNFGQQSSGGFTFGAPKTTTSAPAAAGFGLQTSTPAGGGFTFGAPSQPQPQPQLQPQLQPQPQPQGPAGTSQIAGLLAQPTTNNGGSQGGFSFGATSQSSTGGGGFSFGASAPKLGFSLPAASQPANAGVALGSLMQPSSSATGGFALGSLPTQTPASTQQSTGGFSFGMTKIQATPATTAQITPALSLGGQTTSLTLGSAAPASTGTAAVISFGIKPAATPAPATTVAASLAPAGSSLFATPIASAPAMGFTLGAPTASAAPAATSAASAPAGLTLKPLGTAPTSVAATVAAATTAATPGFSLGLKPAASAVPATSTATSTAVVTASAAPVMSYAQLEALINKWSSELEDQERHFLQQATQVNAWDRMLVENGEKITALHKDMEKVKLDQRRLDQELDFILSQQKELEDLLAPLEESVKEQSGTIYMQNADEERERTYKLAENVDAQLKRMSQDLKEIIEHLNTSNGPADTSDPLQQICKILNAHMDSLQWVEQNSVLLQRRVEEVSKLCESRSKEQEKSFRLNFQ, translated from the exons ATGTCATTCAACTTTGGACAGCAAAGCAGTGGGGGTTTCACTTTTGGAGCCCCTAAAACTACCACCTCAGCTCCTGCTGCCGCGGGTTTTGGACTGCAGACCAGTACGCCTGCTGGAGGGGGCTTCACCTTTGGAGCCCCTagtcagcctcagcctcagcctcagcttcagcctcagcttcagcctcagcctcagcctcaggGCCCAGCTGGCACGTCCCAAATAGCAGGACTGCTCGCACAGCCCACTACAAATAATGGAGGCTCACAAGGTGGATTTTCCTTTGGCGCCACATCACAAAGCAGCACTGGTGGTGGAGGATTTTCTTTTGG AGCGTCTGCACCAAAACTAGGCTTCAGCCTGCCTGCGGCCTCGCAGCCTGCCAATGCTGGAGTGGCCCTGGGGAGTCTAATGCAGCCCTCTTCTAGTGCCACAGGTGGCTTCGCGCTCGGAAGCCTCCCGACCCAGACCCCGGCTTCAACCCAGCAGTCTACGGGTGGCTTCAGCTTTGGGATGACCAAGATTCAGGCCACTCCAGCTACCACAGCGCAGATCACTCCTGCCTTGTCACTGGGTGGGCAAACTACAA GTCTCACACTGGGAAGTGCTGCACCCGCCTCCACTGGCACTGCTGCGGTGATCAGCTTTGGGATCAAACCTGCAG CCACCCCGGCTCCTGCTACTACCGTGGCTGCTAGCCTGGCCCCTGCAGGATCCTCATTGTTTGCCACCCCCATTGCCTCAGCACCAGCCATGGGCTTCACCT TGGGTGCACCAACAGCATCAGCAGCCCCAGCAGCAACTTCTGCAGCTAGTGCTCCCGCAGGCTTGACCCTCAAACCATTAGGAACAGCCCCCACCAGTGTTGCAGCAACAG TTGCTGCCGCCACCACAGCAGCTACTCCAGGCTTTTCACTGGGTCTGAAGCCTGCTGCCTCTGCTGTACCAGCCACCTCTACAGCCACCTCCACTGCTGTGGTCACAGCTAG TGCTGCACCAGTGATGTCATATGCCCAGCTAGAGGCCCTGATCAATAAGTGGAGCTCTGAGTTGGAGGACCAGGAGAGACACTTCCTTCAGCAGGCCACCCAGGTCAATGCCTGGGACCGGATGTTGGTGGAGAACGGAGAAAAG attacaGCCCTTCACAAGGACATGGAGAAAGTTAAACTGGACCAAAGAAG GCTGGATCAGGAGTTGGACTTTATCCTGTCCCAGCAGAAAGAGCTGGAGGATCTTCTTGCTCCTTTGGAGGAATCTGTGAAGGAGCAGAGTGGAACCATTTATATGCAGAATGCTGAtgaggagcgagagagaac GTATAAGTTGGCGGAAAATGTTGATGCTCAGCTGAAGAGAATGTCCCAGGATCTAAAGGAGATCATCGAGCACCTTAACACATCCAATGGGCCGGCAGACACAAGTGACCCG CTCCAGCAGATCTGCAAGATCCTCAATGCGCACATGGACTCCCTCCAGTGGGTTGAGCAAAACTCTG TTCTGCTCCAAAGGCGTGTGGAAGAGGTGTCCAAGTTGTGCGAGAGCCGAAGCAAAGAGCAAGAGAAGAGCTTCCGCCTGAACTTCCAGTGA